Proteins encoded in a region of the Altererythrobacter ishigakiensis genome:
- a CDS encoding PilZ domain-containing protein: MQQTESSRSSDRKRLDLLVKGRSRSRPLFVEVIDVSEGGCKVKGGHGFARVGESILLRIDGVHTPVGKFVWVDGRYAGIAFEGKMHPAVVDFLHNENARKKEQKKAGKAA; this comes from the coding sequence ATGCAGCAGACGGAATCATCACGTTCATCCGATCGCAAGCGGCTTGACCTGTTGGTCAAGGGCCGCTCTCGCTCGCGCCCACTCTTCGTCGAAGTGATCGATGTTTCTGAGGGAGGGTGCAAGGTAAAGGGAGGACACGGCTTCGCTCGCGTGGGTGAAAGCATCCTCTTGCGGATCGACGGAGTGCATACACCTGTTGGAAAGTTCGTCTGGGTAGACGGAAGATATGCAGGAATTGCTTTTGAAGGAAAGATGCACCCGGCGGTTGTCGATTTCCTCCACAATGAGAACGCGAGAAAGAAAGAACAGAAGAAAGCAGGCAAGGCTGCCTGA